From a region of the Nitrospiria bacterium genome:
- a CDS encoding rod shape-determining protein yields the protein MGAVDNILGWFSNDLAIDLGTANTLVYLKGKGIVINEPSVVAIDRKTSKVLAVGAEAKKMLGRTPGNIVAIRPMKDGVIADFEIAEKMLSHFITKTHNRSTFVRPRIVIGVPSRITQVEKRAVRDSAQLAGAREVYLIEQPVAAAIGAGLPIAEPSGNMVVDIGGGTTDVAVISLAGIVYSESVKVAGDKMDEAIMNYIKRKYNLLIGEPMAEQIKFEIGSAFPLEERKTITIKGRDLISGIPKTLVMDDSEIREALSEPISAIVNAIKVALENTPPELAGDIIDRGIVLTGGGSLLRGMDIRLREETNLPVITVENPLTTVVLGTGKVLDELDLLKKVTIMSQ from the coding sequence GTGGGCGCTGTAGACAATATTCTGGGGTGGTTTTCGAACGACCTGGCGATTGATCTGGGTACGGCCAATACCCTCGTTTATCTCAAAGGGAAAGGGATCGTCATCAACGAGCCCTCCGTGGTCGCGATCGACCGGAAGACCAGCAAGGTCCTGGCCGTCGGGGCCGAGGCGAAGAAGATGCTCGGTCGGACGCCCGGAAACATCGTCGCGATCCGGCCCATGAAAGACGGCGTGATCGCCGATTTCGAAATCGCGGAAAAAATGCTCAGCCATTTTATCACCAAAACGCACAACCGCAGCACGTTCGTCCGCCCCCGAATCGTGATCGGCGTTCCCTCGCGGATCACGCAGGTGGAGAAACGCGCCGTCCGGGACTCGGCGCAGCTGGCCGGCGCCCGCGAGGTTTATCTCATCGAACAACCCGTCGCGGCCGCCATCGGAGCCGGGCTGCCGATCGCCGAACCTTCCGGAAACATGGTGGTGGACATCGGCGGCGGGACGACCGACGTGGCCGTCATTTCCCTGGCCGGGATCGTGTACAGCGAGTCGGTCAAGGTGGCCGGGGACAAGATGGACGAGGCGATCATGAATTACATCAAACGGAAATACAATCTGCTCATCGGCGAGCCGATGGCGGAACAGATCAAGTTTGAAATCGGATCGGCCTTCCCGCTGGAGGAACGAAAGACCATCACGATCAAGGGACGGGATCTCATCTCCGGCATTCCCAAAACGCTGGTCATGGACGACAGCGAAATCCGCGAGGCGTTGTCCGAACCGATCAGCGCCATCGTGAACGCCATCAAAGTGGCCCTGGAAAACACGCCGCCCGAACTGGCGGGGGACATCATCGACCGGGGGATCGTGTTGACCGGCGGAGGATCGCTGCTCCGCGGCATGGACATCCGGCTCCGGGAAGAGACCAACCTTCCGGTCATCACGGTCGAGAATCCGCTCACGACGGTCGTGTTGGGAACGGGCAAGGTGCTGGATGAACTCGATCTGCTTAAAAAAGTGACCATCATGTCGCAATAA
- the mreD gene encoding rod shape-determining protein MreD — translation MNRWIYAVLVLLLLPIQTTWLQAVGLHAVKPDLALLLIYFTGFYAGEMKGFMIGWLMGALMDLFSGGPFGLQIATKATVGLLSGLLGRFFLNATGALTMGLVLLLSLLSGLFGYFFHELVLGEIPFAEAFRWTLLPEALYNSLVGGLVFWVVVRRLNIRRPWLEGSPFPSKAE, via the coding sequence ATGAACCGTTGGATTTACGCCGTCCTTGTCTTGTTGTTGCTTCCGATTCAAACGACCTGGCTTCAGGCCGTCGGCCTGCACGCCGTCAAACCGGACCTGGCCTTGCTTCTGATCTATTTCACGGGTTTTTACGCCGGGGAGATGAAGGGGTTCATGATCGGATGGTTGATGGGGGCGCTGATGGATCTTTTTTCGGGGGGGCCTTTCGGTCTCCAAATCGCCACCAAGGCGACGGTCGGTTTGTTGTCCGGCCTGCTGGGCCGATTTTTTCTGAATGCGACGGGCGCACTGACCATGGGATTGGTCCTTTTGTTGTCTTTGCTGTCCGGCCTATTCGGCTATTTTTTCCATGAACTCGTGTTGGGGGAGATCCCCTTCGCGGAGGCCTTTCGTTGGACCCTCCTCCCCGAGGCGCTGTACAACAGCCTGGTCGGGGGTTTGGTGTTCTGGGTCGTCGTCCGGCGGCTGAACATCCGCCGGCCCTGGTTGGAAGGAAGCCCGTTTCCTTCCAAGGCGGAGTGA
- a CDS encoding Rne/Rng family ribonuclease — translation MANEIVINAAREETRVAVLENRVVTELYIDRRKDQGIVGNVYKGRVVKVLPGMQAAFVDIGQERAAFLYVDDITFNADDYSRFLEEAEEEKTETKIEPPAEPSDEVQAADPAAMEPPSPSGGLGEGGEGPPVDLESPERGSQETESREPARPRPRRSGSKSIEDLLQEGQEVMVQVTKEPMGTKGPRVTMYVSLPGRYLVFMPNVNHVGVSRRIGRDEERGRLKDLIYRLRKPGTGYIVRTVTEGMTEEEVRADMAFLDLVWKNLLKKKEALSAPAMLHNDLDLVFRTIRDLFTHKVDRLIVDAKPEYDRIKEFVNTFMPVLSSRVELYDHEEPLFDNLEIELEISKALGRKVWLKSGGYIVIDHTEALTVIDVNTGRFVGKRHLEDTILKTNLEAVKEIAYQLRLRNIGGIIVIDFIDMERERNRDKVYNTLQEALSKDRAKSRILRISELGLVEMSRERVREDLLRIMCEPCGYCEGRGYTKSPVTVCHELFREIRKIGVSPKSKKIIIGVHPDVANLLYDEERQSIEELELEFHKKVIIKADANLHIEQYDITTL, via the coding sequence ATGGCAAACGAAATCGTCATCAACGCGGCCCGGGAAGAGACCCGCGTGGCCGTTCTGGAAAACCGCGTGGTCACGGAACTCTACATCGACCGTCGAAAAGACCAGGGGATCGTCGGAAACGTCTACAAGGGCCGCGTGGTCAAGGTCCTGCCCGGGATGCAGGCCGCTTTTGTGGACATCGGTCAGGAACGGGCGGCCTTTCTCTATGTCGACGACATCACGTTCAATGCGGACGACTATTCCCGCTTCCTCGAGGAGGCCGAAGAAGAAAAAACCGAGACAAAAATAGAGCCGCCGGCGGAACCCTCCGACGAGGTTCAAGCCGCCGATCCCGCCGCGATGGAGCCCCCGTCGCCCTCGGGCGGTCTCGGCGAGGGAGGCGAGGGACCGCCGGTCGACCTGGAAAGCCCCGAACGCGGATCCCAGGAAACCGAGTCCCGCGAACCCGCCCGCCCGAGGCCGCGCCGCTCCGGAAGCAAGTCCATCGAGGATTTGCTGCAGGAAGGGCAGGAGGTCATGGTCCAGGTGACGAAGGAGCCGATGGGGACCAAGGGGCCCCGCGTGACGATGTACGTTTCCCTGCCGGGGCGCTACCTCGTCTTCATGCCCAACGTGAACCACGTGGGCGTTTCGCGACGCATCGGCCGGGACGAGGAACGCGGGAGACTCAAGGACCTGATCTACCGGCTGCGGAAACCCGGAACCGGCTACATCGTCCGCACGGTCACCGAGGGAATGACGGAGGAGGAAGTCCGCGCCGACATGGCCTTTCTGGATCTGGTCTGGAAGAACCTCCTGAAGAAAAAGGAAGCGCTGTCCGCCCCGGCCATGCTCCACAACGACCTCGACCTGGTTTTTCGGACGATCCGGGACCTCTTCACCCACAAGGTGGACCGGCTGATCGTGGACGCCAAACCGGAATACGACCGGATCAAGGAATTCGTCAACACCTTCATGCCCGTGTTGAGTTCGCGCGTCGAACTGTACGATCATGAAGAACCCCTGTTCGACAACCTGGAGATCGAGCTTGAAATTTCCAAGGCGCTCGGTCGAAAAGTGTGGCTCAAATCCGGCGGGTACATCGTGATCGATCATACCGAGGCCCTCACGGTGATCGACGTCAACACCGGACGCTTCGTGGGCAAACGGCATTTGGAGGACACCATCTTAAAAACCAATCTGGAGGCGGTGAAGGAGATCGCCTACCAGTTGCGGCTCCGGAACATCGGCGGGATCATCGTCATCGATTTCATCGACATGGAGCGGGAACGGAACCGGGACAAGGTCTACAACACGCTTCAGGAAGCCCTGAGCAAAGACCGGGCGAAGAGCCGCATTCTCCGGATCTCCGAGCTCGGGCTGGTCGAGATGTCGCGCGAGCGCGTGCGGGAGGATTTGTTGCGCATCATGTGCGAGCCCTGCGGCTATTGCGAGGGACGCGGCTACACCAAGTCGCCCGTGACGGTCTGCCATGAACTGTTCCGCGAGATTCGGAAGATCGGCGTCTCGCCCAAGAGCAAAAAGATCATCATCGGGGTCCACCCGGACGTGGCCAACCTTCTCTACGACGAGGAACGGCAGAGCATCGAGGAGTTGGAGCTGGAGTTTCACAAAAAGGTGATCATCAAGGCCGACGCCAATTTGCACATCGAACAGTACGACATCACGACATTATAA
- the mreC gene encoding rod shape-determining protein MreC, which yields MLRQIINYKRFIILLLTVLFVAVLLFPELQKRPVYFLGRPVVFLVSGLQKGLARTSDGFANVWRGYINLISVQRENGVLKQDLARLQSENLRLQEAAQADERLRLLLDFKKANAYSMVPASVIGRDPSNWYRTLTIDKGTRDGVAIDMGVINPAGVVGRVIKTDPTLSQVLLVTDRNSAVAALIQRTRDEGLVQGTERGLARIKYLSLLADLKEGDLVLTSGLTGNFPKGLPIGTLGRVTKKDLDLFQQAEVVPSVDFSKLEEVLVITSIMEDRSPPAGRSSSPAAGPQNKK from the coding sequence ATGCTTCGGCAGATTATAAATTACAAACGGTTCATCATCCTCCTTCTGACGGTTCTTTTCGTCGCGGTGCTCCTTTTTCCGGAGTTGCAGAAACGCCCCGTTTACTTCCTGGGCCGTCCCGTGGTCTTCCTCGTTTCGGGGTTGCAAAAAGGCCTGGCCCGGACGAGCGACGGCTTCGCGAATGTCTGGAGGGGATATATCAACTTGATCTCCGTTCAACGGGAAAACGGGGTTCTAAAACAAGACCTGGCCAGGCTGCAAAGCGAAAACCTCCGGCTCCAAGAGGCCGCTCAGGCCGATGAACGGCTCCGGCTGCTCCTCGACTTTAAAAAGGCGAATGCCTATTCGATGGTGCCGGCTTCGGTCATCGGGCGCGATCCGTCGAACTGGTATCGAACCCTGACGATCGATAAAGGAACCCGGGACGGCGTTGCGATCGATATGGGCGTCATCAACCCCGCCGGGGTGGTGGGCCGGGTCATTAAAACCGACCCGACCCTCTCGCAGGTCCTGCTCGTGACCGATCGCAACAGCGCCGTGGCCGCGCTGATCCAGCGCACCCGGGATGAGGGGTTGGTCCAGGGAACGGAACGAGGACTCGCCCGGATCAAATATCTTTCCCTGCTGGCGGACCTGAAGGAAGGCGATCTCGTTTTGACTTCCGGCCTTACGGGCAACTTTCCCAAAGGGCTCCCGATCGGCACCCTGGGGCGCGTGACCAAAAAGGACCTGGACCTTTTTCAGCAGGCCGAGGTGGTTCCCAGCGTGGACTTTTCAAAATTGGAAGAGGTCCTGGTCATCACCTCCATCATGGAGGACCGGAGCCCGCCGGCCGGCCGGTCGAGTTCGCCGGCGGCGGGTCCGCAAAATAAAAAATGA
- a CDS encoding CopD family protein: MASTLLIWVHLMAAITWIGGMVFYRLVLKPTLARAASPSKSPDLLVGILSRIETRYKTIRWLSLAMLLGTGIVLLLHEGGSARLESTWGAWLMLKLFFVLLVIGLTAILDVGMAPVPSQPAGPQIEAPVRSAAFIADTILALGLVIVFIAAYLVQS, from the coding sequence ATGGCCTCGACACTGCTCATTTGGGTTCATCTCATGGCCGCCATCACCTGGATCGGCGGCATGGTCTTTTACCGTCTGGTACTGAAGCCGACGCTCGCGCGCGCCGCCTCGCCGTCCAAAAGTCCGGACCTGCTCGTCGGGATTCTAAGCCGCATTGAAACGCGTTACAAAACGATCCGGTGGCTCAGCCTCGCGATGCTCCTCGGCACGGGGATCGTCCTCCTGCTCCATGAAGGCGGCTCCGCAAGACTCGAATCCACCTGGGGCGCGTGGCTCATGCTCAAATTGTTTTTCGTACTGCTCGTCATCGGCCTCACGGCCATTCTCGACGTCGGGATGGCGCCCGTTCCCTCCCAGCCCGCCGGACCTCAAATCGAAGCGCCCGTCCGCTCCGCGGCCTTCATCGCCGATACGATTCTCGCGCTAGGCCTCGTCATCGTCTTCATCGCGGCCTATCTGGTGCAATCGTAG
- a CDS encoding RDD family protein: protein MTEADEQGPDSEGGFPKADVIHRFIAKFIDFLIVAAMARLIPPVGFFAGMTYLLIADGLFHGQSVGKRLIGLQVLQFDSGAAVSFRESILRNTPFTTAYLCLIIPYIGWLLACGIVVIEALLVIGNLHGQRAGDEIAKTQVIDQRPPRVGDAPGAARGPGAEEIFNRGSKEES, encoded by the coding sequence GTGACCGAGGCTGATGAGCAAGGTCCGGATTCGGAGGGAGGATTTCCGAAAGCGGACGTGATTCACCGTTTTATCGCGAAGTTCATCGATTTCTTGATTGTCGCGGCCATGGCCCGGCTGATCCCGCCGGTCGGTTTCTTCGCCGGAATGACCTATCTCCTGATCGCGGATGGCTTATTTCACGGACAGAGCGTCGGAAAACGGCTGATCGGTCTACAGGTCCTTCAGTTCGATAGCGGGGCGGCGGTTTCTTTCCGGGAGTCCATTCTGCGCAATACTCCCTTTACGACGGCTTACCTCTGTCTGATCATACCGTACATCGGCTGGCTGCTGGCCTGCGGAATTGTCGTGATCGAGGCGCTTCTGGTGATCGGCAATCTGCATGGACAGCGCGCGGGAGACGAGATCGCCAAAACCCAGGTCATCGATCAGCGTCCGCCGCGCGTGGGGGATGCCCCCGGGGCGGCCCGCGGTCCCGGCGCCGAGGAGATCTTCAACCGTGGAAGCAAGGAGGAATCTTAA
- the mrdA gene encoding penicillin-binding protein 2, with amino-acid sequence MDLDTSSDNPKELQNRLGYLMIGIVAIFMALLMRAWYLQVTKASFYKEQSENNRVRVVYIQPPRGLIFDRHGHLLANNVPSFNLYLVLEDISNKKGVLDQLARFLQMDRGELDRKISSHKNNVPYMPMKIKEGLSLKEVALIESHRLDLAGTIIAPEPQRNYLYGPLAAHVLGYVGEISPAQLQDPENEDVLPGTSVGQSGIEKTYDTHIRGVVGQRIIEVDAVGHEMKVLRVQDPASGNDLYLTIDLNLQKVAEDALGKEAGTIVAINPRNGEVLAMVSHPAFDPNQLSQSLSTADWEALSSDPGHPLTNRAIQGQYPPGSTFKLVVSSAALETKEVSPEEQILCTGGMLFGRRVYKDWKRGGHGEMDLHSAIVQSCDVYFYEMGRRVGIDRLADYAFRYGLGQPTGIELTSEKSGVIPTSQWKLRTKGEPWFPGETLSAAIGQGFVTVTPLQLADLIATVAMSGVRYQPHLIKAIRDRATGRLFEFPPVQLGKVELAQGTFDAIRQALSGVVSEPHGTGASARSTITSIGGKTGTAQVVEEKLGVQTSSLPKELQDHAWFIAFAPVEDPQIAVAVLIEHGGHGGETAAPPAKRVIEEYLKNDRPEIHQQL; translated from the coding sequence ATGGATCTCGATACGTCTTCCGATAATCCCAAGGAACTTCAGAACCGACTCGGTTATCTGATGATCGGGATCGTCGCGATCTTTATGGCCCTGCTCATGCGGGCCTGGTACCTCCAGGTCACCAAGGCCAGTTTCTACAAGGAACAGTCCGAGAACAACCGCGTCCGGGTGGTGTACATCCAGCCTCCCCGCGGTTTGATTTTCGACCGTCACGGCCATCTGCTGGCCAACAACGTGCCGAGTTTCAACCTCTACCTGGTGTTGGAGGATATTTCGAATAAAAAAGGCGTGCTGGATCAGTTGGCCCGTTTCCTTCAGATGGACCGCGGCGAGCTGGACCGCAAGATCAGCTCGCACAAGAACAACGTCCCCTACATGCCGATGAAAATCAAGGAGGGCCTGTCGTTAAAAGAAGTGGCGCTGATCGAATCGCACCGGCTGGACCTGGCCGGAACGATCATCGCGCCCGAACCCCAACGGAACTATTTGTACGGACCCTTGGCGGCCCATGTGCTGGGCTACGTGGGGGAGATCTCGCCGGCGCAGCTCCAGGACCCCGAAAACGAGGATGTGCTTCCCGGCACCTCCGTGGGCCAAAGCGGGATTGAAAAGACCTACGACACCCACATTCGAGGAGTGGTCGGACAAAGAATCATTGAAGTGGACGCCGTCGGTCACGAAATGAAGGTCCTTCGCGTTCAGGACCCTGCGTCCGGCAACGACCTGTACTTGACCATTGATCTGAATCTTCAAAAAGTGGCCGAGGACGCTCTGGGAAAAGAGGCCGGAACCATCGTCGCGATCAACCCCCGCAACGGCGAGGTATTGGCCATGGTCAGCCATCCCGCGTTCGATCCCAACCAGCTGTCGCAAAGCCTGTCGACCGCCGACTGGGAGGCGCTCTCTTCCGATCCGGGCCACCCTCTGACCAACCGGGCCATCCAGGGCCAGTATCCCCCGGGCTCCACCTTCAAGCTGGTCGTCTCGTCCGCGGCCTTGGAAACGAAAGAGGTCTCGCCGGAAGAGCAGATCCTTTGCACGGGCGGAATGCTGTTCGGCCGACGGGTCTACAAAGACTGGAAACGAGGCGGCCACGGCGAGATGGATCTGCATTCCGCCATCGTCCAGTCCTGCGATGTTTATTTTTACGAGATGGGGCGACGGGTTGGGATCGACCGCCTGGCCGACTACGCCTTCCGCTATGGACTGGGACAGCCCACCGGCATCGAGTTGACCTCGGAAAAATCGGGCGTCATCCCCACGTCTCAATGGAAACTCCGTACCAAGGGGGAACCCTGGTTTCCGGGAGAGACCCTTTCGGCCGCCATCGGGCAGGGCTTCGTCACGGTGACGCCGCTTCAACTGGCGGACCTCATCGCGACCGTGGCCATGTCGGGCGTCCGATACCAGCCCCATTTGATCAAAGCCATCCGGGACCGGGCCACCGGGCGGCTGTTCGAATTTCCACCGGTGCAACTCGGGAAGGTGGAGTTGGCTCAAGGAACTTTCGACGCGATCCGCCAGGCGTTAAGCGGCGTGGTCTCGGAACCGCACGGCACCGGGGCCTCCGCCCGATCGACGATCACATCGATCGGCGGGAAAACCGGAACCGCCCAGGTCGTGGAAGAAAAACTGGGGGTTCAAACGTCCTCCCTCCCCAAGGAACTTCAAGACCACGCCTGGTTCATCGCCTTTGCGCCGGTGGAGGATCCCCAGATCGCGGTGGCGGTCTTAATCGAACACGGCGGCCACGGCGGGGAAACGGCCGCGCCGCCCGCCAAGCGGGTGATTGAGGAGTACCTGAAAAATGATCGACCGGAGATTCATCAACAGCTTTGA
- the rodA gene encoding rod shape-determining protein RodA: MIDRRFINSFDAWFVVVVLLILGLGVLSIYTVTYTVAPKSHGSIYTKQVIWILIGLAVFFIAASIDYHEIARFGTFFYAAGVVLLILVLLIGRTGMGARRWIALGAFDLQPSEWIKLIVILVLARYFAARSHPRGLSLRELLVPVLWVGGPLLLVLKQPDLGTALVLLFIPTVMVALVGLRSKTAGFSILLSLMAFPFIWEIFWVVLKPYQRNRLIAFINPAVDPTGRGYHALQSKIAIGSGGFFGKGLFGGTQSQLKFLPEGHTDFVFSVFAEEWGFVGVFVLLTLYFLLIWWGIDVAYKAKDHLGVFLAVGVVSMLVFYLAVNVGMTLGVAPVVGVPLPLMSYGGNSILTTMAGLGLLLNIKMRRFMLFY, encoded by the coding sequence ATGATCGACCGGAGATTCATCAACAGCTTTGACGCGTGGTTCGTCGTCGTCGTACTCCTGATCCTGGGCCTGGGGGTCCTTTCGATCTACACCGTCACCTACACCGTCGCGCCCAAAAGCCACGGATCCATATATACCAAACAGGTGATCTGGATCCTGATCGGCCTGGCGGTCTTTTTCATCGCGGCCTCGATCGACTACCACGAGATCGCGCGATTTGGCACCTTCTTCTACGCGGCCGGGGTCGTATTGTTGATCCTGGTGCTTCTGATCGGACGAACCGGCATGGGAGCCCGCCGTTGGATCGCGTTGGGCGCTTTCGATCTGCAGCCTTCGGAATGGATTAAACTGATCGTCATCCTGGTTCTGGCGAGATACTTCGCCGCCCGATCCCATCCCCGGGGCCTGAGCCTCCGGGAGTTGCTGGTGCCGGTCTTATGGGTGGGCGGGCCGCTGCTCCTGGTGCTGAAACAGCCCGATCTGGGGACCGCCCTCGTCCTCCTCTTTATTCCGACGGTGATGGTCGCCCTGGTCGGGCTGCGTTCGAAAACGGCGGGCTTCTCGATCCTCCTTTCGCTCATGGCCTTTCCGTTTATCTGGGAGATTTTCTGGGTCGTCCTCAAGCCGTATCAGCGCAATCGGCTCATCGCCTTCATCAACCCGGCCGTGGATCCGACGGGTCGCGGCTATCATGCTCTTCAGTCAAAAATCGCCATCGGATCCGGGGGCTTCTTCGGCAAAGGGCTGTTCGGCGGGACGCAAAGCCAGCTGAAATTTTTGCCGGAGGGTCACACCGATTTTGTGTTTTCGGTCTTCGCCGAAGAGTGGGGTTTTGTGGGCGTGTTCGTGTTGTTGACGTTGTACTTCCTCTTGATCTGGTGGGGGATCGACGTCGCCTACAAGGCCAAAGACCACTTGGGTGTTTTTTTGGCGGTGGGCGTGGTCTCGATGCTGGTGTTTTACCTGGCCGTGAATGTCGGCATGACCCTGGGCGTGGCGCCGGTCGTGGGCGTCCCTCTTCCGCTGATGAGCTACGGGGGGAATTCCATCCTGACGACCATGGCCGGGCTGGGACTGTTATTGAATATCAAAATGCGCCGCTTTATGCTATTTTATTGA